One Pueribacillus theae DNA window includes the following coding sequences:
- a CDS encoding phage holin family protein: MGGVNLEHLEVVRFYLFGDVKFLHLLLLLMGLDIVTGVAKALKNNNLWSRKSLFGYARKLLILVVIILANVIDQILGMNGAITYATVLFYIANEGLSILENMAELGVLVPTDLAEKLKVIENKDKSFVEEVQEELTGQNIDEELKNNE; this comes from the coding sequence ATGGGCGGTGTTAATTTGGAACATTTAGAGGTTGTCCGATTTTATCTTTTTGGTGACGTGAAATTTTTGCATTTGCTGTTGTTGTTAATGGGGTTAGACATAGTTACAGGTGTTGCAAAGGCGCTTAAAAACAACAATCTGTGGTCAAGAAAAAGTCTTTTTGGATATGCTAGGAAACTTTTGATTTTAGTCGTGATTATTCTAGCAAATGTCATAGACCAAATACTCGGGATGAACGGGGCGATCACATACGCAACCGTTCTTTTTTATATTGCAAATGAGGGCTTGTCTATCCTTGAAAACATGGCCGAACTCGGTGTTTTAGTCCCGACAGATTTAGCTGAAAAACTCAAAGTCATTGAAAACAAAGATAAGAGTTTTGTTGAAGAGGTGCAAGAAGAATTAACGGGCCAAAACATTGATGAAGAATTGAAAAATAATGAGTGA